The Medicago truncatula cultivar Jemalong A17 chromosome 4, MtrunA17r5.0-ANR, whole genome shotgun sequence genome includes a region encoding these proteins:
- the LOC11414879 gene encoding protein TOC75, chloroplastic produces the protein MSSSSSFFASNRLTTISTPPPPHRRNSHHISRPSSVKCHLSSSDDNNNNNNDSSSLFRKTLTATVAISSAASALFLTDSLPDFNFSGGGGGGGGSSSGGGGGGWFNNGGDGGDFWSRILSPSTAFADEPKSQDWDSHELPANITVLPNKLSGFKKYKISDIIFLDRNTKTKIGTEDSFLDMVSLKPGGVYTRAQLQKEIESLATCGMFEKVDMEGKTNADGTLALTISFAESMWEKADRFRCINVGLMGQSKPIEMDPDMSEKEKIEFFRRQEREYKRRIDTSRPCLLAPEVYKEIRGMLSKQGRVSARLLQKIRDRVQKWYHDEGYACAQVVNFGNLNTREVVCEVVEGDITQLNIQFLDKLGNVVEGNTENPVVQRELPKQLLPGHTFNIEAGKQALRNINSLALFSNIEVNPRPDEKNEGSIIVEIKLKELEQKSAEVSTEWSIVPGRGGRPTLASLQPGGTITFEHRNLQGLNRSLTGSVTTSNFLNPQDDLAFKMEYAHPYLDGVNDLRNRTLRVSCFNSRKLSPVFTGGPGVDEVPSIWVDRAGVKTNITENFSRQSKFTYGLVMEEIITRDETNHICSNGQRVLPNGGISADGPPTTLSGTGIDKMAFLQANITRDNTRFVNGAIVGSRNMFQVDQGLGVGSNFPFFNRHQLTLTQFLQLKSVEEGAGKPPPPVLVLHGHYGGCVGDLPSYDAFTLGGPYSVRGYNMGEIGAARNILELAAEVRIPIKGTHVYAFAEHGTDLGSSKDVKGNPTEVYRRMGQGSSYGAGMKLGLVRAEYAVDHNSGTGAIFFRFGERF, from the exons atgtcttcttcttcttcattcttcgcCTCCAATCGCTTAACCACCATCTCAACCCCTCCTCCTCCTCACCGCCGTAACAGCCACCACATCTCTCGTCCTTCCTCCGTCAAATGCCACCTCTCCTCTTCCGAcgataataacaacaacaacaatgattcCTCCTCCCTTTTCAGAAAAACCCTCACTGCTACCGTCGCAATCTCCTCCGCCGCCTCTGCTCTCTTCCTCACTGACTCTCTCCCCGATTTCAATTTCTCCGGAGGTGGCGGCGGAGGTGGAGGATCTTCCTCcggtggtggaggtggtggaTGGTTTAACAACGGCGGTGACGGAGGTGATTTCTGGTCAAGAATTCTCTCACCATCAACCGCTTTCGCCGACGAACCAAAATCACAAGATTGGGATTCACACGAGCTACCAGCAAACATAACCGTTCTACCAAACAAACTAAGCGGATTCAAGAAATACAAAATCTCAGATATAATTTTCCTCGATCGAAACACCAAGACGAAAATCGGAACAGAAGATTCATTTTTAGACATGGTATCTCTTAAACCAGGTGGTGTATACACACGCGCTCAGCTTCAGAAGGAGATAGAAAGTTTAGCTACATGTGGAATGTTTGAGAAGGTTGATATGGAAGGGAAAACCAATGCTGATGGAACATTAGCGTTGACAATTTCGTTCGCCGAGAGTATGTGGGAAAAAGCTGATAGATTTAGATGTATCAATGTAGGGTTGATGGGTCAGTCGAAACCGATTGAAATGGATCCTGATATGAGTGAAAAGgagaaaattgagttttttaggAGACAAGAGAGGGAGTATAAGAGGAGGATTGATACTTCTAGGCCTTGTCTTTTGGCTCCTGAGGTTTATAAAGAGATTAGGGGGATGTTGAGTAAGCAAGGGAGGGTTAGTGCTAGGTTGTTGCAGAAGATTAGGGATAGGGTTCAGAAATGGTATCATGATGAAGGGTATGCTTGTGCTCAGGTTGTTAATTTTGGGAATCTTAATACGCGCGAGGTTGTTTGTGAGGTTGTTGAAGGGGATATTACTCAGTTGAATATTCAGTTTTTGGATAAGCTTGGTAATGTTGTTGAAGGGAATACTGAAAATCCTGTTGTTCAAAGAGAACTTCCAAAACAG CTGCTTCCGGGTCATACTTTTAACATTGAAGCTGGGAAACAAGCTTTGAGGAACATAAATTCCCTTGCTTTGTTTTCCAATATTGAGGTGAATCCGCGGCCTGATGAGAAGAATGAGGGAAGTATAATTGTTGAAATTAAGCTTAAAGAGTTGGAGCAGAAATCGGCTGAAGTTAGTACTGAGTGGAGTATTGTTCCTGGGCGAGGAGGGCGTCCAACTTTG GCTTCACTTCAGCCAGGAGGGACTATTACTTTTGAACATAGGAATCTGCAAGGATTGAATAGATCTCTTACCGGTTCAGTGACAACTAGCAACTTCTTGAATCCTCAG GATGATCTTGCATTTAAAATGGAGTATGCGCATCCGTATTTGGATGGTGTAAATGATCTACGCAACCGAACTCTCCGTGTAAGCTGCTTCAACAGCCGAAAGCTGAGTCCAGTATTCACTGGTGGGCCAGGGGTGGATGAAGTGCCCTCCATATGGGTTGACCGTGCTGGTGTAAAAACCAATATCACTGAG AATTTTTCTCGTCAGAGTAAATTCACTTATGGATTAGTAATGGAAGAGATAATAACACGTGATGAAACCAATCATATCTGTTCCAATGGTCAAAGAGTATTGCCTAATGGAGGAATTAGTGCAGATGGACCTCCAACAACCCTCAGTGGTACTGGTATTGATAAGATGGCATTTTTACAGGCTAATATTACAAGGGATAACACAAGGTTTGTGAACGGAGCTATAGTTGGAAGCAGGAACATGTTCCAG GTAGATCAAGGCCTTGGTGTTGGCAGCAATTTCCCATTCTTTAACCGCCACCAATTAACTTTGACTCAGTTTCTCCAGTTGAAGTCTGTGGAGGAAGGTGCTGGTAAACCACCACCACCAGTGCTTGTCCTCCATGGTCACTATGGTGGTTGTGTAGGTGATCTTCCAAGTTATGATGCTTTTACTCTTGGGGGTCCCTATTCTGTAAGGGGTTACAACATGGGTGAGATTGGAGCAGCCAGAAACATCCTCGAG CTGGCAGCTGAGGTACGTATACCTATTAAAGGTACACATGTGTATGCCTTTGCAGAACATGGCACCGATCTAGGAAGTTCGAAAGATGTCAAAGGAAATCCAACAGAAGTCTATAGGAGAATGGGTCAGGGGTCCTCTTATGGTGCTGGTATGAAGCTTGGGTTAGTGAGAGCGGAATACGCGGTTGATCATAACTCAGGAACAGGTGCAATATTTTTCCGTTTTGGTGAAAGATTTTGA
- the LOC11412265 gene encoding pentatricopeptide repeat-containing protein At5g59600 — protein sequence MHAFVRTTQSLKIPTKNAIFNHHFLRSEPESYAKLIETYTHSRSLQQGKKLHALLTTNGYVRFNLIASNLITLYTTCGQLSIARKLFDKIPQTNIHRWIALIATCARCGFHDHALEVFSEMQTLNDQKSNSVFVIPSVLKACGHVGDRIYGEQVHCLVLKCSFEIDAFVSSALIVMYSKCGEVRDARKVFDGMVVKDLVAMNAVVSGYAQQGLPNEALSLVENMKLMGVNPNVVTWNALISGFAQKCDREMVSEIFRLMNEDRVEPDVVSWTSVLSGFVQNFRNEEAFDAFKKMLLLGFCPTSATISALLPACATEARVRFGKEIHGYALVIGVEDDLYVRSALVDMYAKCGFISEARTLFYKMPEKNTVTMNSMIFGYANHGCCEEAIELFNQMEMEGVPKLDHLTFTAALTACSHVGDIELGQRLFKIMQEKYCIEPRLEHYACMVDLFGRAGKLEEAYGIIKSMPVKPDLFVWGALLAACRNHGHVELAEVAAKHLSELEPESAGNRLLLSSLYADAGTWGKVERIKRRIKKGKLRKLQGLSWIDNV from the coding sequence ATGCATGCTTTTGTAAGAACTACTCAATCCCTGAAAATTCCCACAAAAAATGCCATCTTCAACCACCATTTTCTCCGATCAGAACCCGAATCATACGCTAAACTCATTGAAACATACACTCACTCACGATCATTACAACAAGGAAAGAAGCTTCACGCGCTTCTAACAACCAACGGCTACGTCCGTTTCAACCTCATAGCATCCAACCTCATTACCTTATACACAACATGTGGCCAACTCTCCATTGCTCGTAAACTGTTCGACAAAATTCCCCAAACAAATATTCACCGTTGGATCGCCCTCATTGCCACATGTGCTCGATGTGGCTTCCATGATCACGCTCTCGAGGTTTTCTCTGAGATGCAAACTCTCAACGACCAAAAGTCCAATAGCGTATTCGTCATTCCTAGTGTTCTTAAAGCTTGTGGCCATGTTGGTGATAGAATTTATGGAGAGCAAGTGCATTGTTTGGTTTTGAAGTGTTCGTTTGAGATCGATGCTTTTGTTTCGAGCGCGTTGATTGTTATGTATTCTAAGTGTGGTGAAGTTAGGGATGCACGTAAGGTGTTTGATGGAATGGTTGTGAAGGATTTGGTAGCAATGAATGCTGTTGTTTCTGGATATGCTCAACAAGGGCTTCCGAATGAGGCATTGAGTTTGGTTGAAAATATGAAGTTGATGGGTGTGAACCCAAATGTGGTGACTTGGAATGCTTTGATATCTGGGTTTGCGCAGAAATGTGACCGGGAAATGGTGTCTGAGATTTTTAGGCTGATGAATGAAGATCGGGTTGAGCCTGATGTGGTGTCATGGACTTCTGTTTTATCTGGTTTTGTGCAGAATTTTCGTAATGAGGAAGCTTTTGATGCGTTTAAGAAAATGCTGCTTCTTGGTTTTTGTCCAACTTCAGCTACGATCAGCGCGCTTCTGCCAGCTTGTGCTACTGAGGCAAGAGTGAGATTTGGGAAGGAGATTCATGGTTATGCTTTGGTGATTGGTGTGGAGGATGATTTGTATGTGAGGAGTGCTTTGGTTGACATGTATGCAAAATGTGGTTTCATTTCGGAAGCCAGGACACTGTTTTATAAGATGCCGGAGAAGAACACGGTGACAATGAACTCTATGATTTTCGGTTATGCGAATCACGGGTGCTGCGAAGAAGCTATTGAGCTCTTCAATCAGATGGAGATGGAAGGGGTGCCCAAGCTAGATCATTTAACTTTCACGGCAGCTCTCACGGCATGTAGTCATGTTGGAGATATTGAACTTGGGCAGAGGCTGTTCAAGATTATGCAAGAGAAATATTGTATTGAGCCACGATTGGAGCATTATGCATGCATGGTGGATCTATTTGGTCGAGCAGGGAAACTAGAGGAAGCGTATGGCATAATCAAGTCAATGCCGGTTAAACCTGATTTGTTTGTGTGGGGTGCATTATTGGCTGCTTGTAGAAATCATGGGCATGTGGAACTTGCAGAAGTGGCTGCTAAGCATTTGTCAGAATTAGAACCCGAGAGTGCTGGGAATCGTCTTCTGTTGTCCAGCTTGTATGCCGATGCTGGAACATGGGGAAAGGTTGAGCGGATCAAGAGAAGGATAAAGAAAGGGAAACTTAGAAAACTTCAAGGATTGAGTTGGATTGATAATGTATAG